Proteins from one Telopea speciosissima isolate NSW1024214 ecotype Mountain lineage chromosome 1, Tspe_v1, whole genome shotgun sequence genomic window:
- the LOC122639693 gene encoding phosphatidate cytidylyltransferase 4, chloroplastic-like: MTQFSITQSIFRLDYLVSLYVFLFWWGFSCTFTKVWFLTSLCLAEIGTSWPILLGGRAHWTVGLVATLISISSIIAADTYAFLGGKTFGRTPLTNISPKKTWEGAIAGLGGCIATALILSKILHWPTSLLSAAAFGFLNFMGSLFGDLIESMIKRDAGVKDSGSLIPGHGGILDRLDSYVFTGALSYSFVKTFLPLYGV; encoded by the exons ATGACCCAATTTTCTATAACTCAATCCATCTTTCGTTTAGATTATCTTGTGTCCCTTTATGTATTTCTGTTCTGGTGGGGCTTTTCTTGCACATTCACTAAAGTTTGGTTCTTAACCAGTTTATGTTTGGCAGAAATAGGAACTTCATGGCCTATTCTTCTCGGTGGCCGAGCACATTGGACTGTGGGTCTTGTGGCAACCTTGATTTCTATTAGCAGCATAATTGCAGCCGATACTTATGCTTTTTTAGGTGGAAAG ACATTTGGTCGGACACCACTGACTAACATTAGCCCTAAGAAGACATGGGAAGGAGCTATTGCGGGCTTAGGTGGCTGTATAGCCACTGCACTCATATTATCAAAAATTCTGCACTGGCCAACATCTTTACTGAG TGCTGCAGCTTTTGGATTCTTGAATTTTATGGGATCTCTTTTTGGTGATCTTATCGAGTCGATGATTAAACGTGATGCTGGTGTCAAGGACTCTGGGTCCCTCATTCCTGGACATG GTGGAATACTTGACAGGCTGGACAGCTACGTGTTCACTGGTGCACTTTCATACTCTTTTGTCAAAACATTCCTACCACTTTATGGAGTTTGA
- the LOC122653958 gene encoding secreted RxLR effector protein 161-like: MTGTRRDIAFAVGKLSRYTSNPSNLHWKVVFRVLRYLKRTIDYGICYTGYPVVLEGYTDASWIIESEDHSSTSGWIFTLGGGAVSWGSKKQTCIDDSTMAAEFVALAFGSKEAE, encoded by the coding sequence ATGACAGGTACACGACGTGATATTGCTTTTGCAGTTGGAAAGCTTAGTAGGTATACTAGTAATCCTAGTAATCTACATTGGAAAGTTGTCTTTAGGGTATTGAGATATCTTAAAAGAACTATTGATTATGGCATATGTTATACTGGATATCCAGTGGTCCTAGAAGGATACACTGATGCTAGTTGGATAATAGAGAGCGAAGATCACTCATCCACGAGTGGTTGGATATTCACTCTTGGTGGAGGTGCTGTATCTTGGGGCTCTAAGAAACAAACTTGTATTGATGATTCTACAATGGCAGCAGAGTTTGTGGCGTTAGCTTTCGGAAGTAAGGAAGCAGAATGA